One region of Blattabacterium cuenoti genomic DNA includes:
- a CDS encoding NADP-dependent malic enzyme gives MRKNINNFRDESLNYHSQFPSGKIQITPTKKYSSQRDLSLAYSPGVAEPCKEIARSSRKVYKYTAKGNLVAVITNGSAVLGLGDIGALASKPVMEGKALLFKIFSGIDVFDIEINESNPEKFIETVKAIAPTFGGINLEDIKAPEAFEIERRLKKELDIPVMHDDQHGTAIISGAALLNAINYVGKKIQEIKMVVNGAGAAAISCTRTYKQLGVNPKNIIMFDSKGLLHTSRTDLNKEKKEFAVNTLPTILKLEEAIKNVDVFIGLSIGGILTVDMLKSMGKNPIVFAMANPDPEIDYNLAIKIRPDVIMATGRSDYPNQVNNVLGFPYIFRGALDVHASVINDEMKLAAVYAIASLAKEPVPEQVNIVYNKKNISFGKDYIIPKPFDNRLITRVAPAVAQAAMNSGVARNPISDWKIYKEKLLDRMGYESKMLRMIQNRARTNPKKIVFCNGEEYDVLKSVQILSEEGIVSIPIVLGNEDRIKRIMNENNLYIELLKIIDPEKEENIKKVEFYAKILWKRRNRKGLTLYDSKIRMRTNDHFGAMMVDQGEADAVITGYSRSFSLSLRPMLEVIGIEDSVYKAAGMMILLTKRGPLFLADTAVIPDPTSEELAKIAIMTSHVVREFDIEPRIAILSFQNFSSNSKTSYKVSQTVSFLHKKYPNLIVDGELQPDFALNEFLLASKFPFSKLVKKRANIFIFPNLESGNLTYKFIRGMGEVQTIGPVMLGMRKPAHVMQMQSSIEEIVNLATLSVIDAQIRSN, from the coding sequence ATGAGAAAAAACATAAATAATTTTCGTGATGAATCTTTAAATTATCATAGTCAATTTCCTTCTGGAAAAATACAAATAACTCCTACAAAAAAATATAGTAGTCAAAGAGATTTATCTCTTGCATATTCTCCAGGAGTAGCAGAGCCTTGTAAAGAAATAGCACGTTCTTCTAGAAAAGTATATAAATATACGGCTAAAGGAAATCTTGTAGCCGTAATTACCAATGGATCAGCTGTATTAGGTCTTGGAGATATTGGAGCCTTAGCTTCTAAACCAGTAATGGAAGGTAAAGCTCTTTTATTTAAAATATTTTCTGGTATTGATGTTTTTGATATAGAAATAAACGAATCTAATCCAGAAAAATTTATAGAAACAGTAAAAGCTATTGCTCCAACTTTTGGAGGTATCAATTTAGAAGATATAAAAGCTCCAGAAGCTTTTGAAATAGAAAGAAGATTAAAAAAAGAATTAGATATTCCTGTAATGCATGATGATCAACATGGAACAGCTATTATTTCAGGAGCAGCATTGCTTAATGCTATTAACTATGTTGGAAAAAAAATACAAGAAATAAAAATGGTAGTAAATGGAGCTGGTGCTGCTGCTATTTCTTGTACAAGGACATATAAACAATTAGGAGTAAATCCTAAAAATATTATTATGTTTGATAGCAAAGGATTATTACATACTTCAAGAACTGATTTAAATAAAGAAAAAAAAGAATTTGCTGTAAACACTTTACCAACTATTCTAAAATTAGAAGAAGCTATTAAAAATGTAGATGTTTTTATTGGTTTATCTATAGGTGGAATATTAACCGTAGATATGTTAAAAAGTATGGGTAAAAATCCTATTGTTTTTGCTATGGCCAACCCAGATCCTGAAATAGATTATAATTTAGCTATAAAAATACGTCCAGATGTTATCATGGCTACTGGAAGAAGCGATTATCCTAATCAAGTAAATAATGTTTTAGGATTTCCTTATATTTTTAGAGGAGCATTAGATGTTCATGCTAGTGTTATTAATGATGAAATGAAATTAGCAGCAGTATATGCTATTGCTTCTTTAGCAAAAGAACCTGTTCCGGAACAAGTAAATATTGTTTATAATAAAAAAAATATTTCGTTTGGAAAAGATTATATAATTCCAAAACCTTTTGATAATAGATTAATTACTCGTGTTGCTCCTGCTGTAGCTCAAGCTGCTATGAATTCTGGAGTAGCAAGAAATCCCATTTCCGATTGGAAAATATATAAAGAAAAATTACTTGATAGAATGGGATATGAAAGTAAAATGCTTAGAATGATACAAAATAGAGCACGTACTAATCCTAAAAAAATTGTTTTTTGTAATGGAGAAGAGTATGATGTTCTTAAATCAGTACAAATTCTTAGTGAAGAAGGCATTGTTTCTATTCCTATTGTATTAGGTAATGAAGATCGTATTAAACGTATAATGAATGAAAATAATTTATATATTGAATTATTGAAAATTATAGATCCAGAGAAAGAAGAAAATATAAAAAAAGTAGAGTTTTATGCTAAAATTCTTTGGAAAAGAAGAAATAGAAAAGGCTTAACTTTATATGATTCTAAAATTAGAATGCGTACTAATGATCATTTTGGTGCTATGATGGTAGATCAAGGAGAAGCAGATGCCGTAATTACAGGATATTCCAGAAGTTTTTCATTAAGTTTACGTCCTATGTTAGAAGTTATAGGAATAGAAGATTCTGTTTATAAAGCCGCAGGTATGATGATTTTATTAACAAAACGTGGACCATTATTTTTAGCGGATACAGCTGTTATTCCAGATCCAACAAGTGAAGAATTAGCTAAGATAGCGATTATGACCTCTCATGTAGTTAGAGAATTTGATATTGAACCACGTATAGCTATATTATCTTTTCAAAATTTTTCATCAAATTCTAAAACATCTTATAAAGTTTCTCAAACAGTATCTTTTTTACATAAAAAATATCCAAATTTAATTGTTGATGGAGAATTACAACCTGATTTTGCTTTAAATGAATTTTTATTAGCTAGTAAATTTCCATTTTCTAAACTTGTTAAAAAAAGAGCAAATATTTTTATTTTTCCTAATTTAGAATCAGGAAATTTAACTTATAAATTTATTAGAGGAATGGGAGAGGTTCAAACTATTGGTCCTGTAATGTTAGGAATGAGAAAACCTGCACATGTTATGCAAATGCAATCTAGTATAGAAGAAATAGTAAATTTAGCTACTCTTTCTGTAATAGATGCACAAATTAGATCCAATTAA
- the murI gene encoding glutamate racemase, with product MKINSLSPIGIFDSGIGGLIIAKEIKIQMPNEYFIYFGDTINMPYGDKSKNFIIDHSMKIVSFLYKKKCKALVIACNSIASNALDVIKEKFHKKILIFNVIDPVIKNNIFLSSKRIGIIATPATIRSNFYIEKIKKYYHHLDIIKISTSLLAPIIEKGDNIEKINNVIKYYLNFLQLKSIDRLLLACTHYLFFKQEIENFFHGKVHLIDIQKIVVQEIKKQLNKKKLLCIYPNYNKIPIFYTSSYIPSFFEKKVRTLFGKNVFIKTHSFNWI from the coding sequence ATGAAAATAAATTCCTTATCTCCAATAGGAATATTTGATTCTGGAATTGGAGGTCTTATTATAGCTAAAGAAATTAAAATTCAGATGCCTAATGAATATTTTATTTATTTCGGAGATACTATAAATATGCCTTATGGAGATAAATCTAAAAATTTTATCATAGATCATTCTATGAAAATAGTTTCTTTTCTCTATAAAAAAAAATGTAAAGCTTTAGTAATAGCATGTAATTCTATAGCTTCCAATGCTTTGGATGTTATTAAAGAAAAATTTCATAAAAAAATATTAATATTTAATGTTATAGATCCTGTGATAAAAAACAATATTTTTCTTTCTTCTAAAAGAATAGGAATAATTGCAACACCAGCTACTATACGTTCAAATTTTTATATAGAAAAAATAAAAAAATATTATCATCATTTAGATATTATTAAAATATCTACTTCTTTATTAGCTCCTATTATAGAAAAAGGTGATAATATAGAAAAAATAAATAATGTTATAAAATATTATTTAAATTTTTTACAATTAAAATCTATAGATAGATTATTATTAGCTTGTACTCATTATTTATTTTTTAAACAAGAAATAGAAAATTTTTTTCATGGAAAAGTTCATTTAATTGATATACAAAAAATAGTGGTACAAGAAATAAAAAAACAACTTAACAAAAAAAAATTATTATGTATTTATCCAAATTATAATAAAATTCCTATTTTTTATACATCTAGTTATATACCAAGTTTTTTCGAAAAAAAAGTGCGAACACTTTTCGGTAAAAATGTATTCATTAAAACACATTCTTTTAATTGGATCTAA
- the rpsT gene encoding 30S ribosomal protein S20, with amino-acid sequence MANNLSSIKRIRQNNTKRLRNKYVYKSARTAIKKLLKDGNKEKYSKIISMIDKLSKRNIIHMNKAARFKRQLSKKLFI; translated from the coding sequence ATGGCAAATAATTTATCTTCTATAAAAAGAATTAGACAAAATAATACTAAACGCTTACGTAATAAATATGTATATAAAAGTGCAAGAACTGCTATAAAAAAATTGTTAAAAGATGGAAATAAAGAAAAATATTCTAAAATAATTTCTATGATAGATAAATTATCTAAAAGAAATATTATACATATGAATAAAGCAGCTAGATTTAAAAGACAATTAAGTAAAAAATTATTTATTTAA
- a CDS encoding C40 family peptidase, with translation MKYKKKYEKIFFRKKNKSKNYLKFLKKEFFKRKEFLIEKAKDYMYSPYLYGGETKTGIDCSAFIKNVFASYKITLPRISYNQAKKGFFVPKKKIEKGDLLFFATGSSKKINHVGMVIYVNPNNIFFIHASTSNGVIISQLYQKYWNNRFVTARRIIYPS, from the coding sequence ATGAAATATAAAAAAAAGTATGAAAAAATTTTTTTTAGAAAAAAGAATAAATCAAAAAATTATTTAAAATTTTTAAAAAAAGAATTTTTTAAAAGAAAAGAATTTCTTATAGAAAAAGCTAAAGATTATATGTATTCTCCATATTTATATGGAGGTGAAACTAAAACAGGAATAGATTGTTCTGCTTTTATAAAAAATGTATTTGCATCTTACAAAATAACTTTACCTCGTATTTCTTATAATCAAGCCAAAAAAGGTTTTTTTGTCCCTAAAAAAAAAATAGAAAAAGGTGATTTATTATTTTTTGCAACAGGATCATCTAAAAAAATAAATCATGTAGGTATGGTTATTTATGTGAATCCTAATAACATATTTTTTATTCATGCATCTACATCTAATGGCGTAATTATATCTCAATTATACCAAAAATATTGGAATAATAGATTTGTTACAGCAAGAAGAATTATTTATCCGTCATAA
- a CDS encoding 3-phosphoshikimate 1-carboxyvinyltransferase — protein MYINIYKNIKSLYGSISITGSKSVSNRLLILNALYKDIHIQNISNCEDTEILKNSLISTSNILNIHHAGTAMRFLTSYFSIQEGKEIVLTGSNRMKERPIFILVKALRELGAKIFYLEKDGYPPIKIFGKKILGGVININAKISSQYISSLMLIASKFDMGLKIFLKENITSIPYIKMTFKLLTLAGIKIYWNNDIIHIFPGKKEGKKIFYIESDWSSASYYYSMSSIAKNSNITLYSYKSDSLQGDSDISSIYEEYFGVSTIFNNNKIILNKKFNFSLPKFIELDLNKTPDIAQTIAVTCASLGIKCNLKGLETLRIKETDRLQALKEELLKLGVIIKITNSCLEITDFFQKKISSFIRIKTYQDHRMAMSFSSFGLCYPYLQIENPNVVEKSYPNFWEDLKYLGFSIDFMTDK, from the coding sequence ATGTATATTAATATTTATAAAAATATAAAATCACTATATGGTTCAATATCTATAACAGGATCTAAAAGTGTATCTAATCGTCTTTTAATTTTAAATGCTCTTTATAAAGATATTCATATTCAAAATATTTCTAATTGTGAAGATACAGAAATATTAAAAAATAGTTTAATTAGTACTTCCAATATATTAAATATTCATCATGCAGGAACGGCTATGCGTTTTTTAACTTCTTATTTTTCTATACAAGAAGGAAAGGAAATAGTGTTAACAGGATCAAATAGAATGAAAGAAAGACCAATTTTTATATTGGTAAAAGCTTTAAGAGAATTAGGAGCAAAAATATTTTATCTTGAAAAAGATGGATATCCTCCAATAAAAATATTTGGAAAAAAAATTTTAGGAGGTGTAATTAATATAAACGCCAAAATTAGTAGTCAGTACATCAGTTCTCTAATGTTGATAGCTAGTAAATTTGATATGGGACTTAAAATTTTTTTAAAAGAAAATATTACATCTATTCCATATATTAAAATGACTTTTAAGTTACTAACTTTAGCTGGTATAAAAATTTATTGGAATAATGATATAATTCATATATTTCCAGGAAAAAAAGAAGGTAAAAAAATATTTTATATAGAATCTGATTGGAGTTCTGCTTCTTACTATTATTCAATGTCTTCTATAGCAAAAAATAGTAATATAACTTTATATTCATATAAAAGTGATAGTTTACAAGGAGATAGTGATATCTCTTCTATATATGAAGAATATTTTGGTGTTTCCACAATTTTTAATAACAATAAAATAATATTGAATAAAAAATTTAATTTTTCTCTACCAAAATTTATAGAATTAGATTTAAATAAAACACCTGATATTGCTCAAACTATTGCTGTTACTTGTGCTTCTCTTGGAATTAAATGTAATTTAAAAGGATTAGAAACCTTAAGAATTAAGGAAACAGATAGATTACAAGCATTAAAAGAAGAACTTTTAAAGTTAGGAGTAATTATAAAAATTACTAATTCTTGTTTAGAAATAACAGATTTTTTTCAAAAAAAAATAAGTTCTTTTATAAGAATAAAAACTTATCAAGATCATAGAATGGCTATGTCTTTTTCTTCTTTTGGATTATGCTATCCTTATTTACAAATAGAAAATCCAAATGTAGTAGAAAAATCATATCCAAATTTTTGGGAAGATTTAAAATATTTAGGATTTTCAATCGATTTTATGACGGATAAATAA
- a CDS encoding MazG nucleotide pyrophosphohydrolase domain-containing protein: MKIKNIQKLVHNWIITHGVRYFDVLTNTILLSEEVGEVSSIIARNYGEQSKKKNKQNKDLGKELSDVLFIIICLANQTGIDLEESFNKKLREKTIRDHIRHHENKKLK, translated from the coding sequence TTGAAAATAAAAAATATACAAAAACTAGTTCATAATTGGATAATCACTCATGGTGTTCGTTATTTTGATGTATTAACAAATACTATACTTTTATCAGAAGAAGTAGGAGAAGTTTCCAGTATTATAGCTAGAAATTATGGAGAACAATCTAAAAAAAAGAATAAACAAAATAAAGATCTTGGAAAAGAATTATCTGATGTTTTATTTATTATAATTTGTTTAGCTAACCAAACAGGAATTGATTTAGAAGAATCTTTTAATAAAAAATTAAGAGAAAAAACAATAAGAGATCATATAAGACATCATGAAAATAAAAAATTGAAGTAA
- a CDS encoding transketolase family protein — MKKYQNKGLKETRAGFGDALSFLGKKNKKVVALCADLTNSLFMTQFSKEFPERFFQIGIAEANMIGIAAGLSIGDYIPFTGTFANFSTSRVYDQIRQSISYSYKNVKICASHSGLTLGEDGATHQSLEDIGMMKMLPGMTVINTCDYNQTYAATLAISNYFGPVYLRFGRPSVANFTDINKTFEIGKAIILTKGKDITIISTGHLVWESIEASRILYNNEGIECEIINVHTIKPLDEKKILESVIKTKCVLTAEEHNYWGGLGESVARILTSNKCFIPQGFVAVNDTFGESGKPIELLKKYNIDRNSIINKVKTLLNNKKKF; from the coding sequence ATGAAAAAATATCAGAATAAAGGATTAAAAGAAACTAGAGCTGGATTTGGAGATGCTTTATCATTTTTAGGAAAAAAAAATAAAAAAGTAGTAGCATTATGCGCAGATCTTACTAACTCTTTATTTATGACACAATTCTCTAAAGAATTTCCTGAAAGATTTTTTCAAATAGGAATAGCAGAAGCTAACATGATTGGTATAGCTGCTGGACTTAGTATTGGAGATTATATCCCATTTACTGGAACATTTGCTAATTTTTCTACATCTCGTGTATATGATCAAATACGTCAATCTATTTCTTATTCTTATAAAAATGTAAAAATATGTGCTTCTCATTCCGGTTTGACTTTAGGTGAAGATGGAGCCACTCATCAAAGTTTAGAAGATATAGGAATGATGAAAATGTTACCAGGAATGACTGTTATTAATACTTGTGATTATAATCAAACTTATGCAGCTACTTTAGCTATATCAAATTATTTTGGTCCAGTTTATTTACGTTTTGGACGTCCTTCTGTAGCTAATTTTACAGATATAAATAAAACATTTGAAATAGGTAAAGCAATTATTTTAACGAAAGGAAAAGATATTACTATTATAAGTACAGGACATTTAGTATGGGAATCTATAGAAGCTTCTAGAATTTTATATAATAATGAAGGTATAGAATGTGAAATAATTAATGTTCATACAATAAAACCATTAGATGAAAAAAAAATTTTAGAATCTGTTATTAAAACAAAATGTGTTCTTACTGCAGAAGAACATAATTATTGGGGTGGTTTAGGAGAAAGTGTAGCAAGAATTCTTACTTCTAATAAATGTTTTATACCTCAAGGTTTCGTCGCCGTTAATGATACTTTTGGAGAAAGCGGAAAACCAATAGAACTTTTAAAAAAATATAATATTGATAGAAATTCTATTATAAATAAGGTAAAGACATTATTAAATAATAAAAAAAAATTTTGA
- a CDS encoding transketolase: MNEERYLKDFCFQVRRDILRMTNDAKSGHPGGSLGCTEYFVALYQKIMHYNPKEFSMNGKGEDLFFLSNGHISPVYYSVLSRSGFFSIKELSSFRKLNSRLQGHPSVHRKLPGIRISSGSLGQGMSVSIGAALSKKLNKEFDNIIYSLHGDGELNEGQIWEAALYAGSKNIDNYIATVDYNGQQIDGSTNEVLPLGNLKKKFESFDWKVIEELEGNNIEKVINVLKKAKNETKKGYPILIILYTKMGYGVDFMVDNNAWHGKYPNKEELDNALSQIPITPLGDYPIK, translated from the coding sequence ATGAATGAAGAACGTTATTTAAAGGATTTTTGTTTTCAAGTAAGAAGAGATATACTCCGTATGACTAATGACGCAAAATCAGGACATCCTGGTGGTTCTTTAGGTTGTACGGAATATTTTGTTGCTTTATATCAAAAAATAATGCATTATAATCCAAAAGAATTTTCTATGAATGGAAAAGGAGAAGATCTTTTTTTTCTATCTAATGGACATATATCCCCTGTCTATTATAGTGTATTATCTAGATCTGGTTTTTTCTCTATAAAGGAATTATCTTCTTTTAGAAAATTAAATTCACGTTTACAAGGTCACCCCTCTGTACATAGAAAATTACCTGGAATACGAATTTCTTCTGGTTCTTTAGGACAAGGAATGTCTGTTTCTATTGGAGCAGCTTTATCAAAAAAATTAAATAAAGAATTTGATAATATTATTTATAGTTTACATGGAGATGGAGAATTGAATGAAGGACAAATATGGGAAGCAGCTTTATATGCTGGTTCTAAAAATATAGATAATTATATAGCCACTGTAGATTATAATGGACAACAAATAGATGGAAGTACAAATGAAGTTTTACCTTTAGGAAATTTAAAGAAAAAATTTGAATCTTTTGATTGGAAAGTTATTGAAGAATTGGAAGGTAACAATATTGAAAAAGTTATTAATGTTTTAAAAAAAGCTAAAAATGAAACTAAAAAAGGATATCCAATTTTAATTATACTATATACTAAAATGGGATATGGAGTAGATTTTATGGTAGATAATAATGCATGGCATGGTAAATATCCTAATAAAGAAGAATTGGATAATGCTTTAAGTCAAATACCTATAACTCCTTTAGGAGATTATCCTATAAAATAG
- the smpB gene encoding SsrA-binding protein SmpB translates to MSIINRKAKFQYYFLDYYIAGIQLFGTEVKSIRQKTVNITESFCQMKNGELYSINMYISEYKFGTNFNHSSRRERKLLLNKKELIKINKKLKTSGLTIIPIELFFNEKGYVKMKIVLAKGKKIYDKREFLRKKDSIREIEKSFKRKKNFI, encoded by the coding sequence ATGAGTATTATTAATAGAAAAGCAAAATTTCAATATTATTTTTTAGATTATTATATAGCTGGAATACAATTATTTGGTACAGAAGTTAAATCTATAAGACAAAAAACAGTTAATATAACAGAAAGTTTTTGTCAAATGAAAAATGGAGAATTATATTCTATTAATATGTATATATCTGAATATAAATTTGGAACAAATTTTAATCATTCAAGCAGAAGAGAAAGAAAATTATTACTTAATAAAAAAGAATTAATTAAAATTAATAAAAAATTAAAAACTTCAGGATTAACTATTATTCCTATAGAATTATTTTTTAATGAAAAAGGATATGTAAAAATGAAAATAGTTTTAGCTAAAGGAAAAAAAATATATGATAAACGTGAATTTTTGCGAAAAAAAGATTCAATTAGGGAGATTGAAAAATCTTTCAAAAGAAAAAAAAATTTTATTTAA
- a CDS encoding OmpA family protein, translated as MKNVNFFIIALFTFFSSVFSHSSEEKWFIRGTAHDINFYPVQSPFKGFFLKRNNSFTPIISSLGLEHKINDYIGLYSEGSIGIVNNNKWRISNNFFLKLSQGVNLYVFPYQKFDPYLRLGAGYHRFNNYINRELRVSDVKYFKTNSKNFFLLDGGGGINLWLIPNLGINLESTYNQIVEPKSKNYLNFWKHNIGFIFRFGKNTFKKNKENKNMMENKYDLPSKEEKNFYEEKICCKDKDIDNDGVLDKDDLCPNQFGLKKFKGCPDTDLDNIPDYEDKCPNKFGKKENGGCPNVVFNPILFNMGKYSLSNHSLVIIKDIANMMNNYFPNSKFYINGYADSHGKFYQNKILSIKRANSVFEALVNRGINPSRIEIRGLGSSKKYKKGRRVEIIIQKKK; from the coding sequence ATGAAAAACGTCAATTTTTTTATTATTGCTTTATTTACTTTTTTTTCTTCTGTTTTTTCTCATTCTTCGGAAGAAAAATGGTTTATTAGAGGTACAGCTCATGATATAAATTTTTATCCTGTTCAATCTCCTTTTAAAGGTTTTTTTTTAAAAAGGAATAATAGTTTTACTCCTATTATTTCTAGTTTAGGGTTAGAGCATAAGATAAATGATTATATAGGATTATATTCAGAAGGTTCAATAGGTATAGTAAATAATAATAAATGGAGAATATCAAATAACTTTTTCCTTAAACTTAGTCAAGGTGTAAATTTATATGTTTTTCCTTATCAAAAATTTGATCCTTATTTAAGATTGGGGGCTGGATATCATAGATTTAATAATTATATAAATAGAGAATTAAGAGTATCAGATGTAAAATATTTTAAAACGAATAGTAAAAACTTTTTTTTATTAGATGGTGGAGGAGGTATAAATCTTTGGTTAATACCAAATTTAGGTATTAATTTAGAAAGTACTTATAATCAAATAGTAGAACCAAAATCAAAAAATTATTTAAATTTTTGGAAACATAATATAGGCTTTATTTTCCGTTTTGGTAAAAATACTTTTAAAAAAAATAAGGAAAATAAAAATATGATGGAAAATAAATATGATTTACCATCAAAAGAAGAAAAAAATTTTTATGAAGAAAAAATTTGTTGTAAAGATAAAGATATAGATAATGATGGAGTTTTAGATAAAGACGATTTATGTCCAAATCAATTTGGATTAAAAAAATTTAAAGGATGTCCTGATACAGATTTAGATAATATACCAGATTATGAAGATAAATGTCCTAATAAATTTGGAAAAAAAGAAAATGGAGGATGTCCTAATGTTGTTTTTAATCCTATTTTATTTAATATGGGAAAATATTCATTATCTAATCATTCTTTAGTTATTATTAAAGATATTGCTAATATGATGAATAATTATTTTCCTAATTCTAAATTTTATATAAATGGATATGCTGATTCTCATGGAAAATTTTATCAAAATAAAATATTATCCATAAAAAGAGCAAATTCTGTTTTTGAAGCTTTAGTTAACAGAGGAATTAATCCTTCTAGAATAGAAATTAGAGGATTAGGAAGTTCAAAAAAATATAAAAAAGGAAGACGTGTTGAAATAATAATACAAAAGAAAAAATAA
- the tatC gene encoding twin-arginine translocase subunit TatC: MNKNKMPFWQHIEELRKHVINCFLAIIIVMIILMNNKNIIFNYIIFGPSRMDFITYRLFYKLTNTFLGLHSNSFSFLYQNLEIQNRKIFGQFNIYVWTCFIGSFILSFPYILYEFWKFIKPALSDKEKKYSIVIFITATTLFILGVFFGYFILCPFLIHFGYSFRISFIPKNIFDLSDYISLVTHSVLSMGIIFLFPFIIYFLTKMELISYFFLRKYRKHAFLIMLIFASAITPGDIISTIIVLIPLLILYQLSIYISFYVNKKTS, encoded by the coding sequence ATGAATAAAAATAAGATGCCTTTTTGGCAACATATTGAAGAATTGAGAAAACATGTAATTAATTGTTTTTTAGCTATTATCATTGTAATGATCATTTTAATGAATAATAAAAATATTATATTCAATTATATTATTTTCGGTCCATCTAGAATGGATTTTATTACTTATCGTTTATTTTATAAATTAACAAATACTTTTTTAGGCCTTCATTCTAATTCTTTTTCTTTTTTATACCAAAATTTAGAAATACAAAATAGAAAAATATTTGGTCAATTTAATATTTATGTATGGACTTGTTTTATTGGAAGTTTTATTTTATCTTTTCCATATATTTTATATGAATTTTGGAAATTTATAAAACCGGCTCTTTCTGATAAAGAAAAAAAATATTCCATAGTAATTTTTATAACAGCAACTACTTTATTTATTTTAGGAGTTTTTTTTGGATATTTTATATTATGTCCATTTTTAATTCACTTTGGATATTCTTTTAGAATAAGTTTTATTCCAAAAAATATATTTGATCTTTCAGATTATATTTCTTTAGTAACTCATTCTGTATTATCTATGGGAATTATTTTTTTATTTCCTTTTATCATATATTTTCTTACCAAGATGGAATTAATTTCATATTTCTTTTTAAGAAAATATAGAAAACATGCTTTTTTAATAATGTTAATTTTTGCTTCTGCTATTACACCTGGAGATATTATAAGTACTATAATAGTTTTAATACCTTTACTAATACTTTATCAGTTAAGTATATATATATCTTTTTATGTGAATAAAAAAACCTCTTAA